A portion of the Eulemur rufifrons isolate Redbay chromosome 30, OSU_ERuf_1, whole genome shotgun sequence genome contains these proteins:
- the P2RY4 gene encoding P2Y purinoceptor 4, which translates to MASTESLLLRPLSPSPGPDDSEVELDCWFDEDFKFILLPVSYTVVFVLGLGLNAPTLWLFLFRLRPWDATATYMFHLALSDTLYVLSLPTLIYYYAARNHWPFGTGLCKFVRFLFYWNLYCSVLFLTCISVHRYLGICHPLRALRWGRPRLAGLLCLAVWLVVASCLVPNLFFVTTSTRGATILCHDTTRPEEFDHYVHFSSAVMGLLFGVPCLVTLVCYGLMARRLYRPLPGATQSSSRLRSLRTIAVVLTVFAVCFVPFHITRTIYYLTRLLEADCRVLNIVNVVYKVTRPLASANSCLDPVLYLLTGDKYRRQLQQLCSGGGPRHPTTVSSLALVSLPEDSSFRWATTPPGQ; encoded by the coding sequence ATGGCCAGTACAGAGTCCTTGCTGTTGAGACCCCTAAGCCCCAGCCCAGGTCCTGACGACAGTGAGGTGGAGCTGGACTGCTGGTTTGACGAAGATTTCAAGTTCATCCTGCTGCCTGTGAGCTACACAGTTGTCTTTGTGCTAGGTCTGGGCCTCAATGCCCCAACCCTCTGGCTCTTTCTCTTCCGCCTCCGACCCTGGGATGCAACGGCCACCTACATGTTCCACTTGGCATTGTCAGACACCTTGTATGTGCTGTCACTGCCCACTCTCATCTACTACTATGCAGCCCGCAACCACTGGCCCTTTGGCACTGGGTTATGCAAGTTCGTCCGCTTTCTCTTCTATTGGAACCTTTACTGCAGTGTCCTTTTCCTCACCTGCATCAGTGTGCACCGCTACCTGGGCATCTGCCACCCACTGCGGGCACTGCGCTGGGGCCGCCCTCGCCTTGCAGGCCTTCTCTGCCTGGCAGTTTGGTTGGTTGTAGCCAGCTGCCTCGTGCCCAACCTGTTCTTTGTCACAACTAGCACCAGAGGGGCTACCATCCTATGCCATGACACCACTCGGCCTGAGGAGTTTGATCACTATGTGCATTTCAGCTCAGCAGTCATGGGGCTGCTCTTCGGCGTGCCCTGCCTGGTCACTCTTGTCTGCTATGGGCTCATGGCCCGGCGCCTGTACCGGCCCTTGCCAGGTGCCACCCAGTCATCTTCTCGTCTCCGTTCTCTCCGCACCATCGCTGTGGTGCTGACTGTCTTCGCTGTCTGCTTCGTgcctttccacatcacccgcacCATTTATTACCTGACAAGGCTGTTGGAAGCTGACTGCCGGGTGCTAAACATTGTCAACGTGGTCTATAAAGTGACTCGGCCCCTGGCCAGCGCCAACAGTTGCCTGGATCCTGTGCTCTACTTGCTCACGGGGGACAAGTATCGACGTCAGCTCCAGCAGCTCTGCAGTGGTGGCGGACCCCGGCATCCCACAACTGTCTCCTCCTTGGCGCTGGTGTCCTTGCCTGAGGACAGCAGCTTCAGGTGGGCGACCACCCCCCCAGGACAGTAG